One stretch of Segatella copri DNA includes these proteins:
- a CDS encoding calcium-translocating P-type ATPase, PMCA-type produces MDIDKNRRIGLTDEQVKQSREQHGKNVLTPPQRTSLWKLYLDKYRDPIIQILLVAAFVSLILAFIEKNFMETIGIFVAVFLATTVGFYFERDAAKKFNLLTALSEEQPVKVRRNGKVMEIPRHDVVVGDVVLVEVGDEVPADGELIVCNDLQINESTLTGEPVAEKSLEGGGDGAYPRNVILRSTMVMNGRGEFVVTAVGDATEIGKVAKKSTEQTSVETPLHMQLDKLAKMISKVGSVVSVAAFFIFLIHDILTNPAWGGKDYFYMAEIVLKYFMMAVTLIVMAVPEGLPMAITLSLALNMRRMLKSNNLVRKLHACETMGAVTVICTDKTGTLTQNKMQVSALELKQGDEALLDTAIALNSTAELNDGKPIGNPTESALLLWLDAQGKDYEELRKQVNVLKQLPFSTERKMMATLAEVDGETYLFVKGAPEIVMKKCIIEDRMLRQSAEELDEWQHKAMRTLAFAYKKIEASIMRTSRTSTAEVVALLDANDLQLQAIAAIADPIRPDVPAAVQECRHAGIEVKVVTGDTAATALEIGKQIGVFEDEPENIGADGSLTSLEQQMITGEQWEALSDEEAYERAKDIRVMSRARPTDKQRLVAMLQKRGEVVAVTGDGTNDAPALHYAHVGLSLGSGTSVAKEASDMTLLDDSFKSIANAVMWGRSLYRNLQRFLFFQLVVNVAALLLVLGGSVIGTEMPLTVTQILWVNLIMDTFAALALALLPPSHEVMKDKPRKASDFIINKSIGFGILFCGIVFFLVMFALLVYCERRGKGGVDVHELTMFFTTFVMIQFWNLFNAKALMSHHTAFRHFLKDKGMILVLVLVLVGQWIIVTFGGEMFRTTPLSLHEWLLIIGSTSVVLWAGELWRTFKRMIAKRR; encoded by the coding sequence ATGGACATAGACAAAAATAGAAGAATCGGTCTTACCGATGAACAAGTTAAACAGAGTAGGGAACAGCATGGCAAGAACGTGCTCACCCCTCCTCAACGTACTTCATTATGGAAACTGTATTTGGATAAATATCGCGACCCGATTATCCAGATACTTCTTGTGGCGGCTTTCGTATCCCTCATCCTTGCTTTTATCGAAAAGAATTTCATGGAGACCATCGGTATCTTCGTGGCTGTTTTCCTTGCTACTACCGTGGGCTTCTACTTTGAGCGCGATGCTGCTAAGAAGTTTAATCTGCTTACGGCGCTCAGCGAAGAGCAGCCGGTTAAGGTGCGCCGCAATGGTAAGGTGATGGAGATTCCGCGCCATGATGTGGTGGTGGGAGATGTAGTGCTCGTGGAAGTGGGCGACGAGGTGCCTGCCGATGGCGAACTCATCGTCTGCAACGACCTGCAGATTAATGAATCTACCCTTACGGGCGAACCCGTTGCCGAGAAATCTCTGGAAGGCGGTGGCGATGGAGCCTATCCTCGCAACGTCATCCTCCGTTCTACCATGGTGATGAATGGCAGGGGCGAGTTCGTGGTTACTGCCGTGGGCGATGCTACCGAGATTGGTAAGGTGGCGAAGAAATCTACCGAACAGACTTCGGTGGAGACACCGCTTCACATGCAGCTCGATAAGTTGGCTAAGATGATTTCCAAGGTGGGCTCCGTAGTATCTGTGGCAGCCTTCTTCATCTTCCTGATTCACGATATCCTCACCAACCCGGCATGGGGCGGCAAGGATTATTTTTATATGGCAGAAATCGTGCTGAAATACTTCATGATGGCTGTTACCCTGATTGTGATGGCGGTGCCGGAGGGATTGCCGATGGCGATTACCCTTTCTCTGGCGCTCAATATGCGAAGAATGCTGAAGTCGAACAATCTGGTGCGCAAGCTTCATGCCTGCGAAACCATGGGCGCCGTTACCGTGATCTGTACCGATAAGACCGGTACGCTTACCCAGAACAAGATGCAGGTGAGTGCTCTGGAACTCAAGCAGGGCGATGAGGCGCTGCTTGATACTGCCATCGCCCTCAACTCTACAGCCGAGTTGAATGACGGCAAACCTATCGGAAACCCTACCGAGTCGGCTCTCCTGCTCTGGCTCGATGCCCAGGGCAAGGATTATGAAGAACTCCGCAAGCAGGTGAACGTGCTCAAGCAGTTGCCTTTCTCTACCGAGAGAAAGATGATGGCAACCTTGGCAGAAGTTGATGGCGAGACCTATCTCTTCGTGAAGGGTGCGCCTGAAATCGTGATGAAGAAATGCATCATCGAAGATAGAATGCTGAGACAGTCAGCCGAAGAACTCGATGAGTGGCAGCATAAGGCAATGAGAACCCTGGCGTTCGCCTATAAGAAGATAGAAGCTTCTATCATGAGAACATCCAGAACCTCTACTGCCGAAGTGGTAGCACTTCTTGATGCCAACGACCTTCAGTTGCAGGCCATTGCAGCCATTGCCGATCCTATCCGTCCGGATGTTCCTGCTGCCGTGCAGGAGTGCCGCCATGCGGGTATCGAGGTGAAGGTGGTTACGGGTGATACGGCTGCCACCGCCTTGGAGATAGGCAAGCAGATAGGTGTCTTCGAAGATGAACCTGAGAATATCGGAGCAGATGGCTCTCTGACTTCGCTCGAACAGCAGATGATTACGGGTGAACAGTGGGAGGCTCTTTCTGACGAAGAGGCTTACGAACGGGCGAAGGATATCCGAGTGATGAGCCGTGCCCGTCCTACAGATAAGCAGCGACTGGTGGCGATGCTCCAGAAGCGTGGCGAGGTGGTTGCCGTAACAGGTGATGGTACCAACGATGCTCCGGCACTTCACTATGCTCACGTGGGCTTGTCGCTGGGGTCGGGAACTTCCGTGGCTAAGGAGGCTTCGGATATGACCCTGCTCGATGATTCCTTCAAGTCTATCGCCAACGCCGTGATGTGGGGACGCTCGCTCTATCGCAACCTGCAGCGCTTCCTCTTCTTCCAGTTGGTAGTAAACGTGGCAGCCCTCTTGCTGGTGCTTGGCGGATCTGTCATCGGAACTGAAATGCCGTTGACGGTAACCCAGATTCTTTGGGTGAACCTTATCATGGATACCTTCGCAGCCCTGGCACTTGCCTTATTGCCTCCATCTCATGAGGTGATGAAGGATAAACCACGCAAGGCATCCGATTTCATCATCAACAAGAGCATCGGTTTCGGCATTCTGTTCTGCGGCATCGTCTTCTTCCTCGTGATGTTTGCCCTACTGGTTTACTGCGAGCGCAGAGGCAAGGGTGGAGTAGATGTGCATGAACTGACCATGTTCTTCACCACCTTCGTGATGATTCAGTTCTGGAACCTCTTCAATGCCAAGGCGCTGATGAGTCATCACACCGCTTTCCGCCATTTCCTGAAGGATAAGGGAATGATTCTGGTGCTTGTACTGGTATTGGTGGGTCAGTGGATTATCGTAACCTTTGGTGGCGAAATGTTCCGCACCACACCATTGTCGCTCCACGAGTGGCTGCTCATCATCGGCTCAACATCCGTTGTACTTTGGGCGGGCGAGCTGTGGAGAACTTTTAAGAGAATGATAGCAAAGAGAAGATAA
- a CDS encoding bifunctional riboflavin kinase/FAD synthetase — protein sequence MNTIHYNDTVQLQPCVATIGFFDGVHRGHQFLIHHLVETARKDGLQSTVITFDAHPRKVLQADYQPEMLSTLDSKLLLLSKTEVDNAVVLHFDKAMAAMSAREFMQQVLHDHLNVRKLFIGYDHRFGHNREETFEDYVRYGKEMGIEVIRNEAFQIDGINISSSVIRSFLKEGEVEMAARCLGFPYTLIGKVVNGFHEGRKLGFPTANLDISHFGQLIPAPGVYAVRVRLENTVVWKRGMMNVGNRPTFNGRLLTLETHIFNFDGDIYDQLLLVSFVKRIRGEQKFDSPEELAAQLKEDEQTVLDLFEKEAE from the coding sequence ATGAATACAATACATTATAACGATACCGTGCAGTTGCAGCCTTGTGTGGCAACGATTGGTTTCTTCGATGGAGTGCATCGGGGACATCAGTTCCTGATTCATCATCTCGTAGAGACGGCACGAAAGGATGGCTTGCAATCCACCGTCATCACCTTCGATGCGCATCCCCGCAAGGTATTGCAGGCGGATTACCAGCCAGAGATGCTGAGTACGCTCGATTCCAAGCTGCTGCTGCTTTCGAAGACGGAAGTGGATAATGCTGTGGTGCTGCATTTCGACAAGGCGATGGCTGCGATGTCGGCAAGAGAGTTTATGCAGCAGGTGCTCCACGACCATCTCAACGTAAGGAAACTCTTCATCGGCTACGATCATCGCTTCGGTCATAACCGCGAGGAGACTTTCGAAGATTACGTGCGCTACGGCAAGGAGATGGGCATCGAGGTAATCAGGAACGAGGCCTTCCAGATAGATGGCATCAACATCTCTTCTTCTGTAATCCGCTCTTTCCTGAAAGAGGGAGAAGTGGAGATGGCTGCCCGGTGCCTCGGTTTCCCTTACACCCTCATCGGAAAGGTGGTGAATGGATTCCATGAAGGCAGAAAGCTCGGCTTCCCTACTGCCAATCTCGATATCTCTCACTTCGGACAGCTGATTCCTGCCCCTGGCGTCTATGCCGTAAGGGTAAGACTGGAGAATACGGTGGTATGGAAACGGGGAATGATGAATGTGGGCAATCGCCCAACCTTCAATGGCAGACTACTGACGCTAGAGACGCACATCTTCAATTTCGACGGGGATATTTATGACCAGCTCTTGCTCGTAAGCTTCGTGAAGCGAATAAGGGGCGAACAGAAGTTTGACAGTCCCGAGGAGTTGGCGGCGCAACTGAAAGAGGATGAGCAGACCGTGCTGGATCTCTTTGAAAAGGAAGCGGAATGA
- a CDS encoding CPBP family intramembrane glutamic endopeptidase, giving the protein MAKINLKRGLTDIVLYMIIFIVVQIIVMYAGAGIWAGIKGEGYQATLLAISSGSNPILMALTSAFSNVITLVIFLKTKWTPLTRDYLLSKPWGTLLWVALFSLGTIIPLSFLYEQLGIEMDENTQQIFTSLMKEPWGYVAVGILAPLAEEVVFRGAVLRTLLGLMSKKNHWVAIMISAAIFGLAHANVAQFVNALLLGLLLGWMYYRTKSLVPGILLHWVNNTMAYVLANIMPQSDGKLIDLFHGDEKTMYYAVGFSLCIMIPSFIQLIIRLKKVKA; this is encoded by the coding sequence ATGGCAAAGATTAATTTAAAGAGAGGTTTGACGGATATCGTCCTCTACATGATTATATTTATAGTAGTACAGATTATCGTGATGTATGCTGGCGCAGGAATCTGGGCGGGCATTAAGGGCGAAGGTTACCAGGCAACGCTCCTGGCTATCAGTTCGGGCAGCAATCCTATCCTGATGGCGCTTACCTCAGCGTTCAGCAACGTTATCACCCTCGTCATCTTCCTGAAGACGAAGTGGACACCGCTGACCCGCGATTATCTGCTTTCCAAGCCTTGGGGCACGCTTCTCTGGGTGGCATTGTTCTCCCTGGGAACCATCATCCCCCTGTCGTTCCTCTATGAGCAGCTGGGCATCGAGATGGATGAGAATACCCAGCAGATATTCACCTCGCTGATGAAGGAGCCTTGGGGCTATGTGGCAGTCGGCATCCTGGCGCCTCTTGCCGAAGAGGTAGTATTCCGTGGAGCCGTTCTCCGAACTCTGCTGGGTCTTATGAGCAAGAAGAACCATTGGGTAGCCATCATGATTTCGGCTGCCATCTTCGGTCTGGCTCACGCCAATGTTGCGCAGTTTGTCAATGCCCTCCTGCTGGGCTTACTCCTGGGTTGGATGTATTATCGCACCAAGAGTCTTGTTCCGGGCATCCTGCTCCACTGGGTGAACAATACGATGGCGTATGTACTTGCCAATATCATGCCTCAGAGCGATGGCAAACTCATCGACCTCTTCCATGGCGATGAGAAAACCATGTATTATGCCGTAGGCTTCTCTCTCTGCATCATGATTCCAAGCTTTATACAGCTGATTATCAGATTAAAGAAGGTGAAGGCTTAA
- a CDS encoding phage integrase SAM-like domain-containing protein, whose protein sequence is MKIEKFKVLLYLKKSGMDKNGKAPIMGRITVNRTMTQFSCKLSCTPSLWNPRASRLEGKSKEAVETNKDIEQLLLSIQKAFDVLVEKRTDFEAKDVKEALQGSVKTQNTLLSFVDEHISELSTHEGIDMSKSSVWTYRKIRKNLAEFIGEKYRLTDLAFGQLTEPFISDFHHYLLDEKGFSSGTITIYVSLFKKMCRIAFERGLCKNLLFAHYRVGTPKVTTPKALSMSDFIKIRDVELPEDKPRLSVSRDLFLFACYAGTAFIDTVSITKANVKVLEDGDKWLIYNRKKTGTLARVKLLPEALELMAKYEDGARDTLFPLLSTNRVRIDLITICKLAETSKTYSYHSGSHSKFFYLLNISELSILKNVTANDLETSYILFLSQLCNIQRTL, encoded by the coding sequence ATGAAAATCGAAAAATTCAAGGTGTTGCTCTACCTAAAAAAGAGCGGAATGGACAAGAATGGAAAAGCTCCCATCATGGGACGCATCACGGTGAACAGGACTATGACGCAGTTCTCCTGCAAGTTGTCTTGCACTCCATCGCTTTGGAATCCTCGTGCCAGCCGATTGGAGGGCAAGAGCAAGGAAGCCGTGGAGACCAACAAGGACATCGAGCAGTTGTTGCTTTCCATCCAAAAGGCTTTCGATGTGCTTGTGGAAAAGAGAACGGACTTCGAGGCTAAGGATGTCAAGGAGGCTTTGCAGGGCAGCGTCAAGACACAGAACACCCTTCTCTCCTTCGTGGACGAGCATATCAGTGAACTCAGCACCCATGAGGGCATCGATATGTCGAAGAGCAGTGTCTGGACTTACAGAAAGATTCGCAAGAATCTCGCTGAGTTCATCGGGGAGAAGTATAGGTTGACTGATTTGGCTTTCGGACAGCTGACCGAGCCTTTCATCAGTGACTTTCACCATTACCTGCTTGACGAGAAAGGCTTTTCATCAGGAACCATCACCATCTATGTGTCGCTCTTCAAGAAGATGTGCCGCATTGCCTTTGAGCGAGGCTTGTGCAAGAACCTGCTGTTCGCCCATTATCGGGTTGGCACTCCAAAGGTTACGACACCCAAGGCTCTCAGCATGTCTGATTTCATAAAAATCCGTGATGTGGAACTGCCCGAAGACAAGCCGAGACTATCCGTTAGCCGTGACCTGTTTCTTTTCGCCTGCTATGCAGGAACAGCCTTCATAGACACCGTTTCCATCACGAAAGCCAATGTCAAGGTGTTGGAGGATGGTGACAAATGGCTCATCTATAACCGCAAGAAGACCGGAACACTTGCCAGGGTGAAACTCCTGCCCGAGGCGTTGGAGCTGATGGCGAAATACGAGGACGGGGCAAGAGATACCCTTTTCCCATTGCTGAGCACGAATCGTGTTCGTATCGATCTCATCACCATCTGCAAGTTGGCGGAAACGAGCAAGACCTATTCCTACCATTCGGGGAGTCACAGTAAATTCTTCTATTTATTGAATATCAGCGAGTTGAGTATTTTAAAGAATGTGACTGCTAACGATTTAGAAACGAGCTATATTCTTTTTCTTTCACAACTATGCAATATACAAAGAACGCTTTGA
- a CDS encoding CatA-like O-acetyltransferase, family 2: MREINPKETTRAYAFELWMKAPMPMVTFFKILDVSRLVKISKKSGMKFNMLMCWCIGKAASSIKEFYMLPVGDKLMQYDAIAVNTIVMNKDNEVSSCDVPFSDDLQLFNEDYLKLTMEVARSCENHDLTESMVIGTSALAQYEIDGAVGMYSGIFNNPFMIWGKYHKGFFRTTLTVSFQFHHTQMDGAHAAKFLDRLQQEINKLLV, translated from the coding sequence ATGAGAGAAATAAATCCCAAAGAAACCACCCGTGCATATGCATTTGAGCTTTGGATGAAAGCCCCGATGCCAATGGTTACGTTTTTCAAGATTTTGGATGTCAGTCGTCTTGTTAAAATCAGCAAAAAGTCAGGTATGAAATTCAATATGCTGATGTGCTGGTGCATCGGCAAAGCGGCAAGCAGTATCAAGGAATTTTATATGCTGCCTGTCGGAGACAAATTGATGCAATATGATGCTATTGCGGTTAATACCATTGTTATGAACAAGGACAATGAGGTCAGTTCATGTGATGTGCCGTTTTCTGATGATTTGCAGCTATTCAATGAAGATTATCTGAAATTGACAATGGAAGTAGCCCGAAGCTGTGAGAACCACGATTTGACAGAAAGCATGGTAATAGGGACTTCCGCACTGGCCCAATATGAAATTGACGGTGCGGTAGGTATGTACAGCGGTATCTTCAACAATCCGTTTATGATATGGGGCAAGTACCATAAAGGTTTCTTCAGAACGACACTAACGGTTTCATTCCAATTCCACCACACTCAAATGGACGGGGCACATGCTGCAAAGTTCCTGGATCGCCTGCAGCAGGAAATCAATAAATTACTTGTGTAG
- a CDS encoding ISAzo13 family transposase, with amino-acid sequence MTVQEIRSECETYGIPIFSIDTKKKEMIGNFKRQGTVSCKGKPKAYDHDFKSFSDGIIVPYGIYDVGANTGYLTLGVSHDTAEFVCDNFIHIWQQFLQWKYPNAHTICILCDGGGSNACSHHIVKQALMKLASTIGVNIIMVHYPPYCSKYNPIEHCMFGPISRSWSGAPLLSIENARTRAEATVTKKGLSIIATINQRTYETKRPIEESYESNKSKRIIFDDELSKWNYLVKCCS; translated from the coding sequence ATGACCGTTCAAGAAATTCGTTCGGAGTGTGAAACTTATGGCATCCCAATATTCAGTATTGACACAAAGAAGAAGGAGATGATTGGCAACTTCAAACGTCAAGGCACAGTCTCTTGCAAGGGGAAGCCTAAGGCTTATGACCATGATTTCAAGAGCTTTTCGGATGGAATCATAGTCCCTTATGGCATCTATGATGTTGGAGCTAATACTGGCTATTTAACATTGGGGGTTAGCCATGACACCGCTGAGTTTGTCTGTGACAATTTCATTCATATTTGGCAACAATTCCTACAATGGAAATACCCAAATGCCCACACAATCTGTATTCTCTGTGATGGTGGCGGTTCTAATGCATGTTCGCACCATATAGTAAAACAAGCTTTGATGAAGTTGGCTTCAACCATAGGGGTAAATATCATCATGGTACATTACCCTCCATATTGCTCCAAATACAATCCTATAGAGCATTGCATGTTTGGACCAATTTCAAGAAGTTGGAGTGGCGCACCACTCTTGTCCATTGAGAATGCAAGAACGAGAGCAGAGGCAACCGTCACAAAGAAAGGACTCTCCATTATCGCTACAATAAATCAAAGAACGTATGAAACGAAAAGACCCATTGAAGAATCTTACGAATCAAACAAGAGCAAACGTATCATTTTTGATGATGAGCTCTCCAAATGGAACTATCTCGTCAAATGTTGCTCTTAA
- a CDS encoding peptidase domain-containing ABC transporter, with product MVRFPIIYQHDSMQCGIACLQMVCKYFGREYSLDSLTKLCFATTEGVSLLGINEAANTLGLHTTCARATTIVLGEAPLPCILHWNQNHFVVLYKVKKGKKFYVADPGKGLVTYSLEEFKQHWVSTKSNGEDKGIAMFLEITPAFFAYKMEGEENIKEKRSFRFLFGYVKKYRKYFGQIILGLVVGSLLQLVLPFLTQSIVDVGIKNQDIGFVWLILLGQLMLTISRTVIDFIRRWLLLHISLRINISLVSDFFIKLLKLPMSFFDTKLMGDLMQRMNDHSRVNNFLTQQTLNITFAMLTFVVFSVVLFFYNKLVFAIFLLGSVLYGAWMTLFLKRRKVLDYELFEQQAINNNKTYEFITSMQEIKLQDCEQRRRWEWEDTQADLFGVQMKSLKLQQTQEAGSIFINEVKNIIITVVAATAVIHGQMTLGMMLAVQYIIGQLNSPVEQLMNFFYSLQDVKISLERINEIHQMDDENGKEGLLTSIEDKSEGIDIKNIMFKYDPHALHKTIDDVNIHIPQGKVTAIVGASGSGKTTLIRLMLGYYPVLEGKINIGNTDINKLNKKWWRRQCGVVMQDGVIFSESIARNIAVDDGDIDKERLLKAAEIACIKDYVMALPLKFNTKIGRDGVGLSQGQKQRILIARAVYKNPDYIFLDEATNSLDANNERSIVENLDKFYKGKTVVIVAHRLSTVKNADQIVVIDQGKVVEIGNHESLTAKRGAYYNLVKNQLELGN from the coding sequence ATGGTACGTTTTCCTATAATTTACCAGCATGATTCTATGCAATGCGGAATAGCTTGTTTGCAGATGGTATGCAAATATTTCGGCAGAGAATACTCTTTGGATTCTCTGACGAAACTTTGTTTTGCTACAACGGAAGGTGTCTCTCTGTTAGGTATCAATGAGGCAGCAAATACACTTGGCTTGCATACTACATGCGCTAGAGCTACAACTATAGTGCTAGGTGAAGCCCCTTTGCCTTGCATTCTTCATTGGAACCAAAATCACTTTGTTGTCTTATATAAGGTCAAGAAAGGAAAGAAGTTCTATGTCGCTGATCCAGGGAAGGGATTGGTGACTTACAGTTTGGAAGAGTTCAAACAACATTGGGTAAGCACGAAATCTAATGGAGAGGACAAGGGCATTGCCATGTTCTTAGAAATTACTCCTGCTTTCTTCGCTTATAAGATGGAGGGTGAAGAGAACATCAAGGAAAAGCGATCTTTCCGATTTCTCTTTGGGTATGTAAAGAAATACCGCAAGTACTTCGGGCAAATCATCTTGGGCTTGGTGGTTGGTAGCCTCTTGCAACTTGTCTTGCCATTCCTTACCCAATCCATCGTGGATGTTGGTATCAAAAATCAAGACATTGGCTTTGTTTGGCTTATACTATTGGGACAGTTGATGCTTACCATTAGCCGAACGGTAATCGACTTTATCCGCAGGTGGTTGTTACTTCATATTTCCTTACGTATCAACATCTCGTTGGTGAGCGACTTCTTCATCAAGCTATTGAAGTTGCCGATGTCTTTCTTTGATACGAAACTCATGGGCGACTTGATGCAGAGAATGAACGACCATAGCCGTGTGAACAACTTCCTTACGCAGCAGACGCTCAACATCACCTTTGCCATGCTTACTTTCGTGGTATTCTCGGTAGTGCTTTTCTTCTACAACAAGTTGGTGTTTGCCATCTTCTTGTTGGGAAGCGTTCTCTATGGCGCATGGATGACCTTGTTCTTGAAACGAAGAAAAGTGCTTGATTATGAACTGTTTGAGCAGCAAGCCATCAACAACAACAAAACTTATGAGTTTATCACTTCCATGCAGGAAATCAAGTTGCAGGATTGTGAGCAGCGCAGAAGATGGGAATGGGAGGACACGCAAGCTGATCTGTTCGGCGTGCAAATGAAATCGCTCAAACTCCAACAGACACAAGAGGCTGGAAGCATCTTCATCAATGAGGTGAAGAACATTATCATTACGGTAGTAGCAGCTACCGCCGTGATTCATGGGCAAATGACACTTGGTATGATGCTTGCCGTGCAATACATCATTGGACAACTCAACTCACCAGTGGAGCAACTGATGAATTTCTTTTATTCCCTGCAAGATGTGAAGATTAGTTTGGAGCGTATCAATGAGATTCACCAGATGGATGATGAGAACGGAAAGGAAGGCTTGCTAACTTCCATTGAGGACAAGAGCGAGGGCATTGACATCAAGAACATAATGTTCAAGTACGACCCACATGCTTTGCACAAGACCATAGACGATGTAAACATTCACATTCCGCAAGGTAAAGTTACAGCCATCGTTGGCGCATCTGGCAGTGGAAAGACCACTCTCATTCGTTTGATGCTAGGCTATTATCCTGTCTTGGAGGGAAAAATCAACATTGGAAATACTGACATCAACAAACTCAACAAAAAGTGGTGGCGCAGACAATGTGGTGTTGTCATGCAGGATGGTGTTATCTTCTCGGAGAGTATCGCAAGAAATATTGCTGTTGATGATGGCGATATAGATAAGGAACGGTTGTTGAAAGCAGCCGAGATAGCTTGTATCAAGGATTACGTGATGGCTTTGCCTCTGAAGTTCAACACCAAGATTGGGCGTGATGGCGTGGGACTGAGCCAAGGACAGAAACAGCGTATCTTGATAGCAAGGGCGGTGTATAAGAATCCAGACTATATCTTCCTTGACGAGGCGACCAACTCGCTCGATGCCAACAATGAGAGAAGCATCGTAGAGAACTTGGATAAGTTCTACAAAGGAAAGACGGTTGTGATTGTGGCTCATCGCCTAAGCACTGTGAAGAATGCCGACCAAATCGTGGTCATCGACCAAGGAAAGGTGGTTGAGATAGGCAACCATGAGTCTTTGACCGCCAAGCGAGGGGCATACTATAATCTTGTGAAGAATCAGTTGGAATTGGGAAACTAA